One part of the Mariniflexile litorale genome encodes these proteins:
- a CDS encoding fumarylacetoacetate hydrolase family protein has protein sequence MKIICIGRNYTEHIKELENEKPSDPVVFLKPDTSILLKKQPFFIPDFSNDVHYEVEILVKINRIGKHIDKKFAYKYYDEIGLGIDFTARDLQSELKEKGLPWEKAKSFDGAAVVGKWLPVSDVSDVNTIEFSLKKNDNIVQLGNTSHMLWKIDELIEYVSKYFTLKIGDIIFTGTPAGVGKVLANDKLKGFIEDKEMFSITIK, from the coding sequence ATGAAAATCATCTGCATCGGTCGTAATTACACCGAACATATCAAAGAATTGGAGAACGAAAAGCCGTCAGATCCAGTGGTGTTTTTAAAACCAGATACGTCTATTCTGTTAAAAAAACAACCGTTCTTTATTCCCGATTTTTCAAATGATGTGCATTATGAAGTGGAGATTTTAGTTAAAATTAATAGAATAGGGAAGCATATCGATAAGAAATTTGCTTACAAATATTATGATGAAATAGGACTAGGAATCGATTTTACAGCACGCGATTTACAAAGCGAATTAAAAGAAAAAGGCTTGCCTTGGGAAAAAGCAAAATCGTTTGATGGTGCTGCAGTTGTAGGGAAATGGTTGCCAGTGTCAGATGTTAGTGATGTGAATACTATTGAGTTTTCTTTAAAAAAGAATGATAATATTGTACAATTAGGAAATACAAGCCACATGCTTTGGAAAATTGATGAATTAATAGAATATGTGTCAAAATATTTTACTTTAAAGATTGGAGATATTATATTTACAGGAACTCCTGCAGGAGTTGGCAAAGTACTTGCAAATGATAAACTAAAAGGATTTATAGAAGACAAAGAAATGTTTTCAATAACAATTAAATAA
- a CDS encoding 3'-5' exonuclease, with protein sequence MNLNLTKPICFFDLETTGINITSDRIVEIAVLKVYPNGKEESKTWLVNPEMTIPQEVIAIHGISNEDVADKPTFKEIAKDVYNMIKDSDLGGFNSNRFDIPLLAEELLRAEVDFDMKNRVAVDVQTIFHKMEQRTLSAAYKFYCHQELEGAHGAEADTRATYEVLKAQIDRYDEIENDTKFLAEFSSRKQFADFAGFIAFNKKGEECFSFGKHKGKLVTDVLENEPGYFGWLLNADFPLYTKKVLTAIKLRSFNNKLG encoded by the coding sequence ATGAATTTAAACCTCACCAAGCCTATTTGTTTTTTCGACCTAGAAACAACAGGAATCAATATAACATCCGATCGTATCGTGGAAATCGCTGTTTTAAAAGTATACCCTAACGGAAAGGAAGAAAGCAAAACATGGTTGGTAAATCCAGAAATGACAATTCCTCAGGAAGTTATAGCCATTCATGGTATAAGCAATGAAGATGTAGCCGATAAACCAACGTTTAAAGAAATAGCTAAAGATGTTTATAATATGATTAAAGATTCCGATTTGGGGGGCTTTAACTCAAATAGATTTGATATTCCCTTATTAGCTGAAGAATTGTTGCGTGCTGAGGTAGATTTCGATATGAAAAACCGTGTGGCTGTAGATGTGCAAACCATTTTTCATAAAATGGAACAGCGTACTTTAAGCGCTGCTTATAAGTTTTATTGTCACCAAGAATTGGAAGGTGCACATGGTGCCGAAGCAGATACGAGAGCGACTTATGAAGTGTTAAAAGCACAAATAGATAGATACGATGAAATTGAAAACGATACCAAGTTTTTAGCCGAGTTTAGCTCAAGAAAGCAATTTGCAGATTTCGCAGGTTTTATAGCTTTTAACAAAAAAGGAGAAGAATGTTTTTCATTCGGAAAACATAAAGGAAAATTAGTTACCGATGTTTTAGAAAACGAACCAGGGTATTTTGGGTGGTTATTAAATGCCGATTTTCCGCTGTACACGAAAAAAGTGTTGACAGCCATAAAACTTAGAAGTTTTAATAATAAGTTAGGGTAG
- a CDS encoding competence/damage-inducible protein A, with protein sequence MLAEIITIGDELLIGQVIDTNSGFIAKHLNKIGISVYQITSIQDDKAHILKALKDAENNVDIVILTGGLGPTKDDITKKTIAEYFNDTLINDVSVIENIEELWKHYTGGLLLQVNRDQALVPSKATVLMNKLGTAPGMWMEKDNKVFISLPGVPYEMNALIEESVIPKLKEKYNCPYILHKTLLVYGIGESALAERIEAWEDALPKHIKLAYLPSLGKMRLRLSSKGFNVQEVIDSVQKEIDKVIPLIKNEFAGFEEEEGSVEVVIAKQLNKLGKTLAIAESCTGGMIAEQFTAHPGASAYFKGGVVTYSTESKINVLGVLREDVDAFSVVSKQVAESMASNALKIFQSDYAVATTGNAGPTKGDSEAEVGTVYIAIATHNGVYSEKFMLGNHRIKVINKAVNKALEMLLKEIFKN encoded by the coding sequence ATGTTAGCTGAAATAATCACCATAGGTGACGAACTTTTAATTGGTCAAGTCATTGATACCAATTCTGGATTTATTGCAAAACATCTTAATAAAATAGGTATATCTGTATATCAAATTACATCGATTCAAGATGATAAAGCGCATATACTTAAAGCTTTAAAAGATGCCGAAAACAATGTAGATATTGTTATTCTTACAGGTGGTTTAGGGCCAACAAAAGATGATATTACCAAAAAAACCATAGCCGAATATTTTAACGACACACTTATTAATGATGTTTCCGTTATAGAAAATATCGAAGAGTTATGGAAGCACTATACTGGAGGTTTGCTACTGCAAGTAAATAGAGATCAGGCTCTTGTGCCTTCAAAAGCAACAGTACTTATGAATAAATTGGGTACAGCTCCTGGTATGTGGATGGAAAAAGATAATAAAGTTTTTATTTCACTCCCTGGTGTGCCTTACGAAATGAATGCCTTGATTGAAGAATCGGTTATTCCAAAGTTAAAAGAAAAATATAATTGTCCTTACATTTTGCACAAAACCTTATTGGTATATGGTATAGGTGAAAGTGCTTTGGCAGAACGTATTGAAGCATGGGAAGATGCTTTACCAAAACACATTAAATTAGCCTATTTACCAAGTTTAGGTAAAATGAGGTTACGTTTATCGTCAAAAGGTTTCAATGTTCAAGAAGTTATAGACAGTGTTCAAAAGGAAATAGATAAAGTGATTCCATTAATAAAAAATGAATTTGCTGGTTTTGAAGAAGAAGAAGGCTCGGTAGAAGTTGTTATAGCTAAACAATTAAATAAATTAGGAAAAACTTTAGCCATTGCCGAAAGTTGTACGGGAGGTATGATAGCCGAACAATTTACAGCACACCCTGGAGCGTCAGCTTATTTTAAGGGTGGCGTAGTGACCTATTCAACAGAATCTAAAATCAATGTTTTAGGTGTTTTAAGAGAAGATGTTGATGCTTTTTCAGTGGTAAGTAAACAGGTTGCAGAGTCTATGGCTAGTAATGCATTAAAAATCTTTCAATCAGATTACGCTGTCGCAACAACAGGAAATGCGGGACCCACTAAAGGCGATTCAGAAGCCGAAGTTGGTACAGTTTATATTGCCATTGCTACACATAACGGCGTATATTCAGAAAAGTTTATGTTAGGAAATCACCGTATAAAAGTTATTAATAAGGCAGTAAATAAGGCCTTAGAAATGCTTCTAAAAGAAATTTTTAAAAATTGA
- a CDS encoding serine hydrolase — protein MKCQYFLVFIVMMSFLNCSKDEPVESETLYFPPINSETWETKTIEDLGWNTSELQPLLSFLEEKSTKSFMILYNGRIVREDYFNGHSKTASWYWASAGKTLTTAVCGIAQQEGLININNKVSDYLGIGWTSASLDKENLITCKNLLSMNSGLDDSLGDDVSPENLQYLVDSGIRWAYHNVYVKMQDVVAAASNQTWNSYFNTKLRDKIGMNGLWANLGDLSVYGSNTRSMARFGLMISAKGKWENTQIVPESYLNEATNTSQDINKAYGYLWWLNGKTTYHLPQTQIEFNGKLIPNAPDDMYAALGKNDQKIYIVPSKKLVIIRMGESAEDSNFALSNFDNDLWRKLNAFVN, from the coding sequence ATGAAATGCCAATACTTTTTAGTGTTTATTGTAATGATGTCTTTTTTAAATTGTTCAAAAGACGAACCTGTTGAGTCTGAAACACTTTATTTTCCACCCATAAATTCCGAAACTTGGGAAACAAAAACTATAGAAGATCTAGGCTGGAATACCAGTGAATTACAACCTTTACTTTCTTTTTTAGAAGAAAAAAGCACTAAAAGCTTTATGATACTTTATAACGGTAGAATAGTAAGGGAAGACTATTTTAACGGACATAGTAAAACTGCTTCATGGTATTGGGCAAGTGCCGGTAAAACATTAACAACTGCCGTTTGCGGTATTGCACAACAAGAAGGCTTAATAAATATCAACAATAAAGTATCTGATTATTTAGGAATCGGCTGGACTAGTGCATCGTTAGACAAAGAAAACCTGATAACTTGCAAAAACTTACTATCTATGAATTCTGGTTTAGATGATAGTTTGGGTGATGATGTATCACCAGAAAACCTTCAATATTTAGTTGATTCAGGTATACGGTGGGCATATCATAATGTATATGTGAAAATGCAAGATGTAGTTGCTGCAGCAAGTAATCAAACTTGGAACAGTTATTTTAACACGAAACTCAGAGATAAAATTGGCATGAATGGGCTTTGGGCTAATTTAGGTGATTTAAGTGTTTATGGCAGTAACACCCGAAGTATGGCACGTTTTGGCTTGATGATTTCAGCGAAAGGAAAATGGGAAAATACGCAAATTGTACCTGAAAGTTATTTGAATGAAGCTACCAATACCTCGCAAGACATTAATAAGGCTTATGGTTATTTATGGTGGTTAAACGGGAAAACGACTTACCATTTACCACAAACTCAAATTGAATTTAATGGTAAATTAATCCCGAATGCACCAGACGATATGTATGCTGCTCTAGGTAAAAATGATCAAAAAATTTATATAGTGCCTAGTAAAAAATTAGTCATTATTAGAATGGGAGAATCAGCAGAAGACTCTAATTTTGCCCTTTCAAATTTTGATAATGATTTATGGAGAAAACTTAATGCTTTCGTTAATTAA
- a CDS encoding dihydrolipoamide acetyltransferase family protein — MAKFELKLPKMGESVAEATITSWLKEVGDTIELDEAVLEIATDKVDSEVPSEVDGVLIEKFFNVDDIVQVGQTIAIIQTDKNDDDDDDVNVEEVSEAPSNESLIKEEKAAEFVSQSIAVAKETVASVVSSEDRFYSPLVKNIAKEEGVSQQELDNIVGTGIDNRVTKSDILNYIQNREGEAAASEIETPVVKAIQPEKVKSTPAPPVVSGEDEIIEMTRMGKIIAHHMVDSVQTSAHVQSFIEADVTKIWNWRNKVKEAFFKREGENLTFTPIFMEAVAKALRDFPMMNISLQGDTIVKKKNINLGMAASLADGNLIVPVIKNADQLNLVGMTKQVNDLANRARANQLKPDDVQGGTYTVTNVGTFGSIMGTPIINQPQVGILALGVIRKVPAVIETSEGDFIGIRYRMFLSHSYDHRVVNGALGGQFVKAVKDYLEAWDSNREI, encoded by the coding sequence ATGGCAAAGTTTGAACTTAAATTACCCAAAATGGGAGAAAGTGTTGCAGAGGCAACTATAACATCTTGGTTAAAAGAAGTGGGAGATACTATAGAATTAGATGAAGCGGTATTGGAAATAGCTACTGACAAGGTTGATAGCGAAGTGCCAAGCGAAGTGGATGGTGTTTTAATTGAGAAATTTTTTAATGTAGATGATATTGTTCAAGTAGGACAAACTATAGCCATTATTCAAACAGATAAAAATGACGATGACGATGACGATGTTAATGTAGAAGAAGTTTCAGAAGCACCATCAAATGAATCTCTTATAAAAGAAGAAAAAGCAGCAGAATTTGTAAGTCAATCCATTGCCGTTGCTAAAGAAACCGTAGCCTCTGTAGTTTCTAGTGAAGATCGTTTTTATTCACCATTAGTTAAAAATATAGCTAAAGAAGAAGGTGTTTCTCAACAAGAGCTTGATAATATTGTTGGAACAGGTATTGATAATCGAGTTACTAAAAGTGATATTTTAAATTATATTCAAAATAGGGAAGGTGAAGCAGCGGCTTCTGAAATTGAAACTCCAGTTGTTAAGGCGATACAACCTGAAAAGGTAAAATCAACTCCAGCACCTCCTGTGGTTAGCGGAGAAGATGAAATTATTGAAATGACTAGAATGGGCAAAATTATTGCACACCATATGGTTGATTCTGTTCAAACATCCGCGCACGTACAAAGTTTTATAGAAGCTGATGTTACGAAGATATGGAATTGGAGAAATAAAGTAAAGGAAGCATTTTTTAAACGTGAAGGTGAAAATTTAACTTTTACACCTATTTTTATGGAAGCAGTAGCTAAAGCGCTTCGCGATTTTCCTATGATGAACATTTCATTGCAAGGAGATACCATCGTTAAAAAGAAAAACATAAACTTAGGAATGGCGGCATCGCTAGCCGACGGCAATTTAATAGTGCCTGTAATTAAAAATGCAGACCAACTTAATTTGGTTGGTATGACAAAACAAGTTAATGATTTAGCAAATCGAGCTAGAGCAAATCAGCTAAAACCAGACGACGTACAAGGAGGTACTTATACAGTTACCAATGTGGGAACGTTTGGAAGTATTATGGGGACGCCTATTATAAACCAACCCCAAGTTGGTATTTTGGCTTTAGGCGTGATACGTAAAGTGCCTGCAGTTATTGAAACTAGTGAAGGGGATTTTATAGGCATTCGTTACCGCATGTTTTTATCTCATTCTTATGACCATCGTGTTGTAAATGGTGCTTTAGGTGGTCAATTTGTAAAAGCTGTTAAAGATTACCTAGAAGCTTGGGATAGTAATAGGGAAATATAA
- a CDS encoding Hpt domain-containing protein, whose protein sequence is MEQHYKLFRVRELADNDEDFIATLAEAFLEEVPEDAERLKKAVAEKDYYNTYQAAHKMKPTIDLFELGVLDVLIEVQDWGKFEKRDLDISSQLEIVLSAVENTIAEIKSDFNL, encoded by the coding sequence ATGGAACAACATTACAAACTATTTAGGGTACGCGAGTTAGCAGATAATGACGAGGATTTTATAGCAACTTTAGCCGAAGCTTTTTTGGAAGAAGTGCCAGAGGATGCGGAACGATTAAAAAAAGCAGTAGCAGAAAAAGATTATTATAATACATATCAAGCGGCTCATAAAATGAAACCAACAATCGATTTATTCGAATTAGGAGTGCTTGATGTTTTAATTGAAGTACAAGATTGGGGTAAATTTGAAAAAAGAGATTTAGATATTTCTTCTCAATTGGAAATTGTTCTTTCAGCTGTAGAAAACACGATTGCCGAAATAAAATCAGATTTTAATCTATAA
- a CDS encoding sodium:solute symporter has protein sequence MSATQIILLIAGYFGILILISYFTGKEDSNDAFFKANKSAPWYLVAFGMIGASLSGVTFISVPGWIEASQFSYMQVVLGYIVGYLVIGTVLLPLYYKLNLTSIYSYLDERFGNYAYKTGASFFLISRVVGASFRLYLVANVLQIILFDELGVEFWQTVTITVALIWLYTFKSGIKTIIWTDSLQTLFMLIAVGVSIYYVSTDLGISGGNLLGYILDSDLSKTFFFDDFKSSNYFWKQFISGAFIAIVMTGLDQDMMQKNLTCKSLKDAQKNMFWFTIVLTVVNFIFLSLGLLLTVYAQQLGIDAHKDELFPLLAKNHLGVGIFIFFLIGLIAAAYSSADSALTALTTSFSIDILDIEKKYDKTKQITIRKRIHILISLLLILVIVAFKYIIKDESVISKLFVFAGYTYGPLLGLYSFGLFTKWQVKDKLVPMIAILSPILSYIISVNSTKWLGFEFGFFILILNGLLTFLGLILIRRK, from the coding sequence ATGAGCGCTACACAAATTATTCTACTTATTGCTGGTTACTTTGGAATTTTAATTTTAATATCCTATTTTACTGGAAAAGAAGACTCTAACGACGCTTTTTTTAAAGCAAACAAATCGGCACCTTGGTATTTAGTCGCTTTTGGAATGATTGGAGCCTCCTTATCTGGTGTTACATTTATTTCAGTTCCTGGCTGGATTGAAGCTTCACAATTTAGCTACATGCAAGTGGTATTAGGTTATATTGTGGGGTATTTGGTAATTGGAACTGTACTACTTCCTTTATATTACAAGCTTAATTTAACATCTATATACTCCTATTTAGATGAGCGTTTTGGAAACTATGCATACAAAACAGGTGCTTCGTTCTTTTTAATTTCTCGGGTTGTTGGTGCTAGTTTTAGATTATATTTAGTTGCAAACGTGTTACAAATTATACTATTTGATGAATTGGGTGTCGAATTTTGGCAAACCGTGACTATAACCGTAGCTTTAATTTGGCTCTACACATTTAAATCAGGCATAAAAACCATTATTTGGACCGATTCCCTTCAAACTTTATTCATGCTTATTGCTGTGGGCGTTTCTATTTATTACGTAAGTACCGATTTGGGCATTAGTGGCGGAAATCTTTTAGGATATATTTTAGATAGCGATTTATCTAAAACTTTCTTTTTCGATGATTTTAAATCTAGTAATTACTTTTGGAAACAATTTATTTCTGGGGCATTTATTGCGATAGTCATGACTGGTTTAGACCAAGACATGATGCAAAAAAACTTAACATGCAAATCGCTTAAAGATGCCCAAAAAAATATGTTCTGGTTTACGATTGTCTTGACTGTGGTAAATTTTATCTTTTTAAGCTTAGGCTTACTTTTAACAGTATATGCACAACAACTTGGTATTGATGCTCATAAAGATGAGTTATTCCCGTTACTTGCAAAAAACCATTTGGGAGTTGGTATTTTTATTTTCTTTCTTATTGGTTTGATAGCTGCCGCTTACAGCAGTGCCGATAGTGCTTTAACAGCATTAACAACATCGTTTAGTATTGATATTTTAGATATTGAAAAAAAATACGATAAGACCAAACAAATTACTATTAGAAAGCGAATTCACATTTTAATTTCGCTTCTATTAATATTGGTCATTGTAGCGTTTAAATATATTATTAAGGACGAAAGCGTTATTTCAAAACTATTTGTTTTTGCAGGTTATACCTATGGACCGCTGTTAGGACTTTACAGTTTTGGACTCTTTACCAAATGGCAGGTTAAAGATAAACTAGTACCCATGATAGCTATTCTATCGCCTATCTTATCTTATATAATAAGTGTAAATAGCACAAAATGGTTGGGGTTTGAATTTGGATTCTTTATCTTAATATTAAACGGATTACTTACATTTTTAGGGTTAATATTGATTCGTAGAAAGTAA
- a CDS encoding glycosyltransferase family 2 protein produces MKLSIVILNYNVQYFLELCLKSVNAAIRTIDAEIIVVDNNSEDKSCEMVKDLFPDVILIENKENIGFSKGNNIGVSRAKGVYLCILNPDTVVAEDTFTSLLKFAESKSQLGIVGCRLINGAGIFLPESKRNIPYISAAFKKACGNSKSYYANHLSENETGKADILVGAFMLMKREVYHKLDGFDEDYFMYGEDIDLSYKMLKSGYDNYYFGETTVIHYKGESTLRDKYYARRFYGAMQIFYKKHFKKNVFFDMFVWLGIRLVYLFRKSHVNKKKQVNGYVFISDEMNNALKAVLSKKINLKHNFENIENDTEVIFDANKLSYKEIILMMNDAEKNKSITFKILPKQSNFILGSNDTTSRGEIVIIN; encoded by the coding sequence TTGAAGTTATCCATTGTCATACTAAATTATAATGTACAGTACTTTTTAGAACTTTGTTTAAAAAGTGTAAACGCAGCTATCAGAACTATAGATGCAGAAATTATTGTAGTTGATAATAATTCTGAAGATAAAAGTTGCGAAATGGTTAAAGACTTATTTCCAGACGTTATATTAATTGAGAATAAGGAAAACATTGGTTTCTCTAAAGGAAATAATATAGGTGTTTCTCGTGCAAAAGGAGTCTATTTGTGTATATTAAACCCAGATACGGTTGTTGCAGAAGATACGTTTACCTCGCTTTTAAAATTTGCAGAAAGTAAAAGCCAACTGGGGATTGTAGGATGCAGACTTATAAACGGAGCAGGTATTTTTCTTCCAGAAAGTAAACGAAATATTCCTTATATAAGTGCGGCTTTTAAAAAAGCATGCGGAAATTCAAAATCCTATTACGCCAATCATTTAAGTGAAAATGAAACAGGAAAAGCCGATATTTTAGTAGGTGCTTTTATGTTGATGAAGCGAGAAGTCTACCATAAATTAGATGGATTTGATGAAGATTATTTTATGTATGGTGAAGATATCGATTTGTCTTATAAAATGTTAAAATCGGGTTATGATAATTACTATTTTGGAGAAACAACAGTTATTCATTACAAAGGAGAAAGCACATTAAGAGATAAATATTATGCACGTCGTTTTTATGGAGCTATGCAAATATTCTATAAAAAGCATTTTAAGAAAAACGTGTTTTTCGATATGTTTGTGTGGCTTGGTATTAGGTTGGTTTATTTGTTTAGAAAATCACATGTAAATAAAAAAAAACAGGTTAATGGTTATGTTTTTATTTCAGATGAAATGAATAACGCATTAAAAGCTGTTTTGTCAAAAAAAATAAACTTAAAGCATAATTTTGAAAACATTGAAAACGATACCGAAGTTATTTTTGATGCTAATAAATTAAGTTATAAAGAGATTATTTTAATGATGAATGACGCTGAAAAAAACAAATCTATTACATTTAAAATATTACCTAAACAATCTAATTTTATACTAGGCAGCAATGATACCACAAGTAGAGGTGAAATTGTTATTATAAACTAG
- the recR gene encoding recombination mediator RecR produces the protein MEFSSKLLERAVNEMSQLPGIGKRTALRLVLHMLKQPKEQTTVLAEALQNMRNDIKFCKSCHNISDVHLCEICSNPNRDETLVCVVEDIRDVMAIENTSSFKGLYHVLGGKISPMDGIGPHDLNIISLVNKVKEGKIKELIFALSSTMEGDTTNFYIFKQIQDYKVFTSTIARGISVGDELEYADEITLGRSIVNRVPFESSLKL, from the coding sequence ATGGAATTTTCATCTAAATTACTTGAGCGTGCCGTTAACGAAATGTCGCAGTTACCAGGAATTGGTAAACGTACCGCGTTGCGCTTGGTACTACATATGCTTAAGCAACCTAAAGAGCAAACAACGGTATTAGCAGAAGCCTTGCAAAACATGCGAAATGATATCAAATTTTGTAAATCCTGTCATAACATTAGTGATGTTCATTTATGTGAAATTTGTTCAAATCCTAACAGGGACGAAACCCTTGTTTGTGTAGTAGAGGATATCCGCGATGTCATGGCTATAGAAAACACCAGTTCTTTTAAAGGTTTGTACCATGTTTTAGGAGGGAAAATTTCACCAATGGATGGGATAGGTCCACATGATTTAAACATTATTTCGTTAGTAAATAAAGTAAAGGAAGGCAAAATAAAAGAACTCATATTTGCACTAAGTTCAACCATGGAAGGGGATACTACCAATTTTTATATTTTCAAACAAATTCAGGATTACAAAGTTTTTACATCCACTATTGCTAGAGGGATCTCGGTAGGAGACGAATTGGAATATGCCGATGAGATTACTTTAGGAAGAAGTATTGTTAATAGAGTGCCGTTTGAATCTTCTCTAAAATTATAA
- a CDS encoding DUF4295 domain-containing protein — MAKKTVASLQTSSKRLTKAIKMVKSPKTGAYMFVESIMSPEFADDFFNKK, encoded by the coding sequence ATGGCAAAGAAAACAGTAGCATCGTTACAAACATCTTCTAAAAGATTAACCAAAGCGATTAAAATGGTAAAATCACCTAAAACAGGTGCCTACATGTTTGTTGAATCAATCATGTCTCCAGAATTTGCAGACGACTTTTTCAACAAAAAGTAA
- the rpmG gene encoding 50S ribosomal protein L33 — MAKRGNRIQVILECTEHKESGQPGTSRYITTKNKKNTPDRMEIKKFNPILKRMTVHKEIK; from the coding sequence ATGGCAAAGAGAGGTAATAGAATACAAGTAATATTAGAATGTACAGAGCATAAAGAATCTGGTCAACCTGGAACTTCAAGGTACATTACTACTAAAAATAAAAAGAATACGCCAGATAGAATGGAGATTAAAAAATTCAATCCTATCCTTAAGCGTATGACAGTTCATAAAGAGATAAAATAA
- the ftsY gene encoding signal recognition particle-docking protein FtsY: MSFFKKIFSSEKKETLDKGLEQSKTSFFDKLNKAVAGKSTVDDAVLDNLEEVLVSSDVGVNTTLKIIERIEVRVSKDKYLGTDELNLILREEIASLLSETNSGNESEFTVPQDKKPHVIMVVGVNGVGKTTTIGKLAFQFKKQGYNVVLGAADTFRAAAIDQLQVWADRVDVPLVKQSMGSDPASVAFDTLKSAVTQNADVVIIDTAGRLHNKVNLMNELTKVKRVMQKVVADAPHDVLLVLDGSTGQNAFEQAKQFTAATEVTSLAVTKLDGTAKGGVVIGISDQFKIPVKYIGVGEGIEDLQVFNKFEFVDSFFK; the protein is encoded by the coding sequence ATGAGTTTTTTTAAAAAAATATTTTCATCAGAAAAAAAGGAAACCCTCGATAAAGGGTTAGAGCAAAGTAAAACCAGTTTTTTTGATAAATTAAATAAAGCAGTAGCAGGAAAATCGACAGTAGATGATGCTGTTTTAGATAATTTAGAAGAAGTTTTAGTGTCTAGCGATGTAGGTGTTAACACTACGCTTAAAATTATCGAACGTATTGAAGTACGTGTTTCTAAAGATAAGTATCTAGGAACCGATGAGTTAAACCTTATTCTTCGTGAAGAAATAGCAAGTTTATTAAGTGAAACTAATTCAGGTAACGAATCGGAGTTTACAGTGCCTCAAGATAAAAAACCTCACGTAATTATGGTAGTTGGGGTAAATGGTGTTGGTAAAACCACTACCATTGGTAAGTTAGCTTTCCAATTTAAAAAACAAGGATATAACGTTGTTTTAGGGGCGGCCGATACGTTTAGAGCAGCTGCCATAGACCAACTTCAAGTTTGGGCAGATCGTGTAGATGTGCCATTAGTAAAACAATCTATGGGTTCCGATCCTGCTTCTGTGGCGTTCGATACCTTAAAAAGTGCTGTGACACAAAATGCCGATGTAGTAATTATAGATACCGCTGGACGTTTACACAATAAAGTAAACCTTATGAACGAACTTACCAAAGTAAAACGCGTGATGCAAAAGGTAGTTGCCGATGCACCTCACGACGTTTTATTGGTTTTAGATGGTTCTACAGGTCAAAACGCATTCGAGCAAGCAAAACAGTTTACAGCAGCTACCGAAGTAACTTCACTAGCAGTTACAAAACTAGATGGTACAGCTAAAGGTGGTGTTGTTATTGGAATTTCAGACCAGTTTAAAATTCCTGTAAAATATATTGGAGTGGGTGAAGGTATTGAAGATTTGCAAGTGTTCAATAAATTTGAGTTTGTAGATTCGTTTTTTAAATAA
- the rpmB gene encoding 50S ribosomal protein L28, protein MSRVCELTGKKAMVGNNVSHAMNKTKRRFNANLVKKRFYIPEEDSWITLKVSTSALKTINKIGISAAIKDAKSKGFLK, encoded by the coding sequence ATGTCAAGAGTTTGTGAACTTACAGGTAAGAAGGCAATGGTTGGAAACAACGTGTCTCATGCAATGAATAAAACTAAACGCAGATTTAATGCGAACTTAGTAAAGAAACGTTTTTACATTCCAGAAGAAGACAGCTGGATAACTTTAAAAGTTTCTACATCTGCTCTAAAAACTATCAACAAAATAGGTATTTCTGCAGCGATTAAGGATGCGAAATCTAAAGGATTTTTAAAATAA